The Lysobacter enzymogenes DNA segment TACGCGGCCAGGAACACCATCGACAGCGTCGCGTTGCGCTCGCGCGCGAAGGCTTCGATGCGCTGGTTGAGCGCATCGGGAATCTGCAGGCGATGCAGCGCGCCGCGGAAGCTCTGCGCGGCCGGGCGCGCGCGATCGGCGGGCAGGTCGAGCGTGGTCGCCGCGCCGGTCAGCCGTTCGCGCCAGTAGTCCAGCTGCGGCTGCAGGCCTTCGCCGCCGAGGGTTTCGTCCTGCCACAGCGCGATGTCGGCGATCTGCAGCGGCAGTTCTTCCAGCGTCGCCTGCTCGCCGCGCACGCGCGCGTTGTAGAGCAGGTACAGCTCGTCGAGCAGCTTGCTGATCGACCAGCCGTCGATGGCGATGTGGTGGAAGGTCAGCACCAGCAGATGCGACTTCGGCTCGGCCTCGATCAACAGCGCGCGCAGCATCGCGTCGCGGCTCAGGTCGAACGAGACGCGGATGTCCTCGCGCGCCAGGCGCAACGCATCGGCGCTGCGCGCGTCGGCATCGTCGCCGTGCGCGCGCGCCTCGCGCCACGGTGCCTGCAGCTGTTCGAGGATGTGCTGGTGCGGCTCGCCGTCGTGCGTGCGATACACGGTACGCAGCGCCTCGTGGCGATCGACCAGCGCCTGCACGCATTCGCGCAAGGCCGGCACGTTCAACTCGCCGCGCAACCACAGCGCGGCCGGCGAGTTGTACGCCGTCATGCCGGGAGTGAAACGGTCCAGCCACCACAAGCGGCGCTGGCCGAACGTCAGCGGGATGCGCTCGGGGCGCGGCCGCGCTTGAATCCGGTTCTGCGCAGCGCGCTGGCGCGCCGCGATCTGACGCAAAAGCTCGCGCTTCGCCGGGGACAACCCAGCGATGCGATGATCGATCTCGCTCATCCCTTTACCTTCCATGTGACGAAACATCGTCAGCCGACCTACCCTGTCGGCGCTTTAATGGCACGTACTCTTCGCAGAACCTGAGATGTTGTTGCACGCGACCGGTGGTCGCTGTCATCCTTGGTGTGCAGTCAGTCGTGCCCCCCGTATATATCCTATGCACATAACGGGGTTCGGGCGCAAAGCGGACCACATTCGGTTGCCGGCACGCCAGTGCCAGGCTGGGGACCCGAAGCAGTGCCGACGAGCGGTACACGATTGGGGAACGGGCGGTGAAGGGTTTCGTTTCCATTTCCCGATAGGAATAGGGGTTTTTGCGAGCGTCAGGAGTTTTTGGCCCGGGGGGGCCCAATGCATGGATCGGCAGTTGAATGGGGCACCGCAGGTGCGGTCGGCAACCATTGCCCAGGGGTGGGTGATGTGGTCAATGCTGACTTTTTAAACGATCTAATCGCACTGTCTGCGCGTATCGGCGCGGACCCGTCGCTGGTGCAGGGCGGTGGCGGCAACACCTCGCTCAAGCGTGGCGACGCGCTGTGGGTGAAAGCATCCGGCACCTGGCTTGCGCACGCGCACGAACGCGACATTTTCGTATCGCTGCCGTTGGCGCAGGTGCGCGACGCGTTGCGCCACGACGACGGCGAAACGCGCGTGAACCTGCTGAGCCAAGGGCTGGCGCTGCGTCCGTCGATCGAGACGTCGCTGCATGCGTTGCTGCCGCATGCGTTGGTGGTGCACGTGCACAGCGTCGCCACCATCGCCTGGGCGGTGCGTCGCGATGCGCAAACGCAACTTGCGCAGCGTCTGAACGGACTGAATTGGGCGTGGGTGCCGTATCGCCGTCCCGGTCATCGCCTGACCCAAGTCGTGGCCGGAATACTGAATACGCGCACGCCCGACGTACTGGTGCTCGGCAATCACGGCCTGGTGGTCGGCGCGGCCGATCGCGCCGGCGCCGAAGCCTTGTTGGCCGAGGTCGAGCGCCGTTTGCGTCTTCCCCAACGCGACGCGCCATCGTCGCAGCCGCAGCGACTGGCGCAGGTCAATGATCTGCACTGGGCGCCGGCGCCGCTGGAGTTGGTGCACGCGCTGGCGACCGATGCGCAAGCGCTGCGCATCGCCGCCGGCGGCGTGCTGTATCCGGATCACGCGGTGTTCCTGGGGCCGCGCGCGGCGGTGGTGAACGACGGCGAATGCCTGTCGGCGGCGCTCGCGCGCACCGCCGCCGAATGCGGCGCGGCGCCGTGTTTCGCGCTGGTGCCGGGCGCCGGCGTGCTGACCGCGCCGGACTTGTCCGACGGCGCGCACGCGATGCTGCATTGCCTGGCGCTGGTGGCGCTGCGGCTCGACGGCGAGGCCGCATTGGCCGAGCTCGGCGAGTCCGACGTCGCCGAGCTGATCGATTGGGAAGCCGAGAAGTACCGCCGTTCGCTGATGCGGACACCGAACTGATCCACCGCCGCGTCCAACCCATCGCGAACTGATCCACGGAAGGAATCCATGCAGATCGTAGTTCCCATGTCGGGCTTCGGAGAGCGCTTCAGGCGCGCCGGATACCGCGTGCCCAAGCCGTTGATCGAAGTCGAGGGCAAGCCCATCGTCGCCCACGTGGTCGACATGTTCCCGGGCGAAACCGAGTTCGTGTTCGTCTGCAACCGCGATCACCTGGAAGAACCGTCCTACCGCATGGCCGATCTGCTCGCGCAGTACTGCCCGAGCGGGCGCGTGGTCGCGATCGCGCCGCACAAGCTGGGCCCGGTCAACGCGGTGCTGCAGGCGATCGACTACCTCGATCCGGATGCGCCGACGCTGGTGAACTACTGCGACTTCGCCTGCAGCTGGGACTACGCCGACTTCAAGCGCGCGGTGCTCGAAAGCGGTTGCGACGGCGCGATCCCCTGCTATACCGGCTTCCACCCGCACATGATGGGCTCGACCAACTACGCCTACGTGCGCAGCGAGCGCGGGCGCGTGCTCGACATCCAGGAAAAGAAGCCCTACACCGACCAACCGCGCGGCGAGTACGCCTCCAGCGGCAGCTACTACTTCGCCTCCGGCGCGCTGATGCGCGATGCGTTCGAGCGGACCATGGCGCGGCCGGACCTGGAGTTGGGCGGCGAACGCTACGTCAGCCTGGCCTACAAGCCCTTGCTCGAGGACGGCCGCCGCATCGCGGTGTACGAACTCAACCACTTCATGCAGTGGGGCACGCCGCAGGACCTGGAGGAATACCGCTACTGGTCCGACGCGTTCCGCCGCATCGCCGATCCCGCGCGCGCGCTGCCGCCGCCGGCCCAGCGCGGCGCGGTGATGGTGCCGATGGCCGGGCTGGGTTCGCGCTTCGCCGCCGAGGGCTACGCCGATCCCAAGCCGCTGATCGAAGTCTCCGGCGAGGCGATGGTGGTGCAAGCCGCGCGGGACCTGCCGCAACCGGCGCAACGCGTGTTCGTGCAGCGCCGCGACATCCCCGGGCGCGAGCGCATCGGCGCGGCGCTGAGCGAACGCTTCCCCGGCAGCGCCCAGGTCGATCTGGAGCGGGTCACCGACGGCCAGGCGCGTACCTGCCTGCTCGGCCTGGACGGGATCGATCTCGAACAGCCGCTGACCATCGGCGCCTGCGACAACGGCGCGGTGTTCGACGCCGACGCGCTGGCGCTCGCGCTGGCCGACGATTCGGCCGACGTGCTGGTGTGGACGGCGCGCGGCTATCCCGGCGCGGCACGACGTCCGCAGCACTACGGCTGGGTCGACGAGAACGACGGCGCGGTGCGCGCAGTCTCGGTCAAGCAGCCGCTGGCCGACCCGGCCAACGACCCGATCGTGCTCGGCACCTTCACTTTCCGCCGCGCCGCGGACTTCGTCGCCGCCGCGCAGGCGATGATCGCGCGCGACGGCCGGGTCAACGGCGAGTTCTACGTCGATACCTGCATCAACGACGCGCTGGCGCTGGGCCTGCGCTGCAAGACCTTCGAGGTCTCGCACTATCTTTGCTGGGGCACGCCGGACGACCTGCGCACCTACGAATACTGGCAGTCGTGCTTCCACAAGTGGCCGGCGCATCCGTACCGGCTCGAACGCGATCCGCGCGTGGCCGAACCGGCGCGCGCGGCGCTGGAGCAGCGCTACCGCATGCGCCAACCGGAGCGCGCGACATGGTGAACGCCCTGCCCGCGCCCGCCGCGTCCTCGCGCCTGCGCGGCGAACTCGCGCGTTTCCTGCTGGTCGGCTTCACCGCGGTGGCGATCGACTTCGCGGTCTATCGCGGCCTGTTGTGGCTGGCGCTGGACGTGCATCCGGCCAAGACCGCGGGTTACGTCGCCGGTGCGGCGTTCGGCTACTTCGCCAACCGCGCCTTCACCTTCCGGGTCGGCGCGCGCTGGCACCCGCGGGAACTGCTCGGCTTCCTCGCCGTCTACGCGGTCGCGCTGGCGGCCAACGTGGCGGTGAACGCGCTGGCGCTGGCGGTGCTTGGCCGCGGCGAGATCGCGCTGGCGCTGGCCTTCGTCGCCGCCACCGGGGTATCGGCGGCGATGAATTTCATCGGACTGAAGCTGTTCGTATTCGGCTCCGACGCCGCGCCGGCCGCGGCGCCGCACGCGGGTGCGGCTGCGGGCGACAGCGCCGGCGCGCGCACCACCCTGTCGCTGGTGATTCCTTGCTACAACGAAGCGGCCAACCTGCCGCTGCTGGTGGCGCGCCTGCGCGAGACCTTCCGCGACGAGCGGGTCGAGGCGGTGCTGGTCGACAACGGTTCCAGCGACGACAGCCCGGCGGTGCTGGCGCGCCTGCTCGAAGGCCAGTCGCGCATCCGCAGCGTGCGGGTCGAAGTCAATCGGGGCTACGGCCACGGCATCCTCGCCGGCCTGCGCGCGGCGCGCGGCGAGGTGATCGGCTGGACCCACGCCGACATGCAGACCGACCCGTTCGACGCGCTGCGCGGGCTGCAGCTGTTCGACGCCGACGCCGATCCGCGGCGCCTGTTCGTCAAGGGCCGCCGCCACGGCCGCCCGCTCGGCGACGTCGCCTTCACCGTCGGCATGTCGGCGTTCGAAACGGTGCTGCTGGGCCGGCGCATGTGGGACATCAATGCCCAGCCGACCCTGTTCCCGCGCGCTTTCTTCGAGACCTGGCACGAGCCGCCGCAGGATTTCGCCCTGGACCTGTACGCCTATCACCAGGCGCTGCATCAAGGCCTGCGCGTGCAGCGCTTTCCGGTGCGTTTCGGCGAACGCGCGCACGGCCACTCGCATTGGAACGTGAACTGGCGGGCCAAGCTGCGCTTCATCAAGCGCACCGTCGACTTCAGCCTGCGCCTGCGCCGCGAACTGCGAGGACGCCCGGCATGATCGTGATCCGCCATCGCCGCAACACCCTGGCCGAACTGCAGGCCACGCCCGCGGACCTGGGCATCGAGCTCGACCTGCGCAGCCGCGGCGAGGAGTTGATCATCCACCACGACGCCTTCGCCGACGGCGAGCGCTTCGAGGATTGGCTGACCGGCTTCCGTCATCGAACCTTGATCCTCAACGTCAAGGAAGAAGGCCTGGAGGACCGCCTGATCGCGCTGATGCGCGAACGCGGCATCGAGGACTATTTCTTCCTCGACCAGTCCTTCCCGTTCCTGGTGCGCACCGCCCACCGCGGCGAATCGCGCTGCGCGGTGCGGGTGTCGGAGTTCGAATCCATCGACACCGCGCTGAGCCTGGCCGGGCGCATCCAGTGGGTGTGGGTCGACTGCTTCACCCGCTTCCCGCTCGACGCCGCGCAGGCGCGCCGGCTGCGGGACGCCGGATTCAAGCTGTGCCTGGTCTCGCCCGAGCTGCAGGGCCGCGATGCCGGCAGCGGAATCCCGGCCCTGCGCGCGCTGCTGGCGCGCGAGGGCATCGTCGCCGAAGCGGTGTGCACCAAGGAACCGGAGCTGTGGCGATGAGCGCGGACCGGGTTGGGACCGACAAGATCTGGGCGAACAGGATCTGGCGCGACCCGGTGTTCCGGTTCGGCCTGCTGTTGAAGCTGGCGCTGGCGGTGCTGCTGGCGCCGCAGATCCAGCAGCAGTGGTTCGTGCCGTTCGTCGCCCACGCCGTCGCCCATCCGGCGCTGGACCCGTGGTCGGCGTTCCTCGCCGCCGGCGGCGACCCGATGGCCTATCCCTACGGCCCGGCGATGCTGATCGCGCACCTGCCCGGCACCGCGCTGGGCTTGCTCGCGGCGACGCTGGCGGGGATTCCGGAACTGACCGGCATCGGCTTCCGCCTGGGCCTGCTCGGTTTCGACATCGCCACCTTGTACCTGCTGCTGCGGCTGTGGCCGCAGCGTCCGCGCATGCTGCTGTGGCTGTACTGGTGGTCGCCGATCGCGTTGTACGTGACCTACTGGAACGGCCAGACCGACATCGTGCCGGTGGCGTTGCTGCTGTGGGCGCTGCTGTGCCTGCGCGAATACCGGGTGCAGCGCGGCGGCGTCGCCCTGGGGCTGGCGTTCGCCGCCAAGTTCAGCATG contains these protein-coding regions:
- a CDS encoding NTP transferase domain-containing protein — encoded protein: MQIVVPMSGFGERFRRAGYRVPKPLIEVEGKPIVAHVVDMFPGETEFVFVCNRDHLEEPSYRMADLLAQYCPSGRVVAIAPHKLGPVNAVLQAIDYLDPDAPTLVNYCDFACSWDYADFKRAVLESGCDGAIPCYTGFHPHMMGSTNYAYVRSERGRVLDIQEKKPYTDQPRGEYASSGSYYFASGALMRDAFERTMARPDLELGGERYVSLAYKPLLEDGRRIAVYELNHFMQWGTPQDLEEYRYWSDAFRRIADPARALPPPAQRGAVMVPMAGLGSRFAAEGYADPKPLIEVSGEAMVVQAARDLPQPAQRVFVQRRDIPGRERIGAALSERFPGSAQVDLERVTDGQARTCLLGLDGIDLEQPLTIGACDNGAVFDADALALALADDSADVLVWTARGYPGAARRPQHYGWVDENDGAVRAVSVKQPLADPANDPIVLGTFTFRRAADFVAAAQAMIARDGRVNGEFYVDTCINDALALGLRCKTFEVSHYLCWGTPDDLRTYEYWQSCFHKWPAHPYRLERDPRVAEPARAALEQRYRMRQPERATW
- a CDS encoding phosphatidylinositol-specific phospholipase C/glycerophosphodiester phosphodiesterase family protein, with amino-acid sequence MIVIRHRRNTLAELQATPADLGIELDLRSRGEELIIHHDAFADGERFEDWLTGFRHRTLILNVKEEGLEDRLIALMRERGIEDYFFLDQSFPFLVRTAHRGESRCAVRVSEFESIDTALSLAGRIQWVWVDCFTRFPLDAAQARRLRDAGFKLCLVSPELQGRDAGSGIPALRALLAREGIVAEAVCTKEPELWR
- a CDS encoding glycosyltransferase; the encoded protein is MVNALPAPAASSRLRGELARFLLVGFTAVAIDFAVYRGLLWLALDVHPAKTAGYVAGAAFGYFANRAFTFRVGARWHPRELLGFLAVYAVALAANVAVNALALAVLGRGEIALALAFVAATGVSAAMNFIGLKLFVFGSDAAPAAAPHAGAAAGDSAGARTTLSLVIPCYNEAANLPLLVARLRETFRDERVEAVLVDNGSSDDSPAVLARLLEGQSRIRSVRVEVNRGYGHGILAGLRAARGEVIGWTHADMQTDPFDALRGLQLFDADADPRRLFVKGRRHGRPLGDVAFTVGMSAFETVLLGRRMWDINAQPTLFPRAFFETWHEPPQDFALDLYAYHQALHQGLRVQRFPVRFGERAHGHSHWNVNWRAKLRFIKRTVDFSLRLRRELRGRPA
- a CDS encoding class II aldolase/adducin family protein — protein: MHGSAVEWGTAGAVGNHCPGVGDVVNADFLNDLIALSARIGADPSLVQGGGGNTSLKRGDALWVKASGTWLAHAHERDIFVSLPLAQVRDALRHDDGETRVNLLSQGLALRPSIETSLHALLPHALVVHVHSVATIAWAVRRDAQTQLAQRLNGLNWAWVPYRRPGHRLTQVVAGILNTRTPDVLVLGNHGLVVGAADRAGAEALLAEVERRLRLPQRDAPSSQPQRLAQVNDLHWAPAPLELVHALATDAQALRIAAGGVLYPDHAVFLGPRAAVVNDGECLSAALARTAAECGAAPCFALVPGAGVLTAPDLSDGAHAMLHCLALVALRLDGEAALAELGESDVAELIDWEAEKYRRSLMRTPN